A single region of the Polyodon spathula isolate WHYD16114869_AA chromosome 12, ASM1765450v1, whole genome shotgun sequence genome encodes:
- the LOC121324367 gene encoding rho-related GTP-binding protein RhoJ-like produces MNIEEDGSICSIGSNVRKMLKCVVVGDGAVGKTCLLMSYANDAFPEEYLPTVFDHYAVNVTVSGKHHLLGLYDTAGQEDYDQLRPLSYPNTDVFLICFSVVNPASYHNVQEEWVAELKACMPHVPYILIGTQIDLRDDPKTLARLLHMKEKPMTYEQGIKLAKEIGAQCYLECSALTQKGLKAVFDEAILTIFSPKKKKRHCVRCHSCCAIV; encoded by the exons ATGAATATAGAGGAAGATGGCAGCATCTGTAGCATTGGGAGTAATGTAAGAAAAATGCTGAAGTGCGTGGTGGTCGGAGATGGTGCGGTGGGCAAAACCTGTTTGCTGATGAGCTATGCCAATGACGCGTTCCCAGAGGAATACTTGCCAACAGTTTTCGATCACTACGCAG TCAACGTGACGGTTTCAGGGAAGCACCACTTGCTTGGACTCTATGACACTGCCGGACAG GAAGACTATGATCAATTGCGACCACTCTCCTACCCCAACACCGATGTGTTTCTCATCTGCTTTTCTGTGGTCAATCCTGCCTCCTATCACAACGTCCAGGAGGAGTGGGTGGCAGAACTCAAGGCTTGCATGCCACATGTGCCTTACATTCTCATAGGAACGCAG ATTGATCTGCGTGATGACCCAAAGACTTTAGCTCGACTGCTTCATATGAAGGAGAAACCCATGACGTACGAGCAAGGAATTAAATTGGCAAAAGAG ATCGGAGCCCAGTGCTATCTGGAGTGTTCTGCTCTCACACAGAAAGGCCTTAAAGCTGTGTTTGATGAAGCCATCCTTACTATTTTCAgcccaaagaaaaagaaaagacacTGTGTGCGTTGCCATAGCTGCTGTGCCATCGTGTGA